Proteins encoded within one genomic window of Chroicocephalus ridibundus chromosome 7, bChrRid1.1, whole genome shotgun sequence:
- the ERAL1 gene encoding GTPase Era, mitochondrial isoform X2 has translation MLQARLLESCIPRATVLPARWSGSSSALGSILGIPAEKPSDALGQHPPPVATSKKEQDRLLQNQPDQPQNPKVLRIAIIGAPNAGKSTLSNQLLGRKVFPVSRKVHTTRCKAQGVVTYEDTQLIILDTPGLTSPLKAKRHKLDEAMLTDPWDSMKHADLVLVLVDVSDHWTRNCLSKEVLQCLSEFPEIPSVLVLNKVDLLKKKYILLELVTELTEGIVNGRKLEVRSAFEHNSSSSAKPPLQITQASPPENRAREPHCLQETGQAQEGCSLDNSGDTRASESSLVAEAAQGPNRYGPRDLKNMKGWPCFQEIFMLAALRGEEVDTLKRYLLMQAKPGPWEFHSEVLTSQSPQEICNNIIREKVLEYLPLEVPYGVTQVTEIWEEGPSGELLIVQNLLVPRKSHMVMLIGRGGKVISRIAQEAGRDLMNVFLCDVRLKLKVDVKS, from the exons ATGCtgcagg CGCGTCTCCTGGAGAGCTGCATCCCGCGGGCCACCGTGCTCCCTGCCCGCTGGAGCGGGAGCAGCTCGGCACTAGGCAGCATCCTGGGCATCCCCGCCGAGAAGCCGAGTGACGCCCTGGGCCAGCACCCGCCGCCTGTTGCCACCAGCAAAA AGGAGCAAGACCGCCTGTTACAGAATCAGCCTGACCAGCCCCAGAACCCCAAGGTTTTAAGAATTGCCATCATCGGAGCACCCAATGCTGGGAAGTCCACGCTCTCTAATCAGCTCTTGGGCAGAAAG GTTTTCCCTGTCTCTCGAAAAGTGCACACAACCCGATGCAAAGCCCAAGGTGTTGTCACGTATGAGGACACACAGCTG atCATTCTGGACACACCTGGCCTCACTAGTCCCCTTAAAGCCAAAAG ACATAAATTAGATGAAGCCATGCTGACAGACCCATGGGACAGCATGAAACATGCGGATTTAG TTCTGGTTTTAGTGGATGTGTCAGATCACTGGACACGAAACTGTCTTAGCAAGGAGGTGCTGCAGTGTCTTTCTGAGTTTCCTGAGATCCCCAGTGTCCTGGTTCTGAACAAG GTGGATCTGCTGAAGAAGAAGTACATCCTGCTGGAACTAGTAACTGAGCTAACAGAGGGAATTGTAAATGGAAGGAAACTGGAAGTGAGATCTGCGTTTGAACATAATTCCAGTTCTTCAGCAAAGCCTCCTCTTCAGATCACTCAGGCTTCTCCACCTGAGAACAGGGCCCGTGAGCCTCACTGTCTGCAGGAAACAGGTCAAGCCCAAGAAGGCTGTAGCTTGGACAACAGTGGTGATACGAGGGCTTCTGAGTCCAGTCTTGTCGCAGAAGCAGCACAAGGGCCAAACCGCTATGGACCCAGAGATCTAAAAAATATGAAAGGCTGGCCGTGCTTCCAGGAGATTTTCATGCTGGCAGCTCTCCGTGGGGAGGAGGTGGATACACTCAAG CGGTACCTCCTGATGCAAGCCAAGCCAGGCCCTTGGGAGTTTCACAGCGAGGTCTTGACCAGCCAGTCACCTCAAGAGATCTGCAATAATATCATCCGCGAGAAGGTACTGGAGTACCTGCCACTGGAAGTGCCCTATGGCGTGACTCAG GTGACTGAGATATGGGAGGAAGGACCGAGCGGGGAGCTCCTTATCGTGCAGAACCTCTTGGTCCCAAGGAAGTCTCATATG GTGATGTTGATCGGAAGAGGAGGTAAGGTTATCAGTAGGATTGCTCAGGAGGCTGGCCGGGACCTGATGAACGTTTTCCTGTGTGATGTCCGCTTGAAGCTCAAGGTGGATGTGAAGAGTTGA
- the ERAL1 gene encoding GTPase Era, mitochondrial isoform X1 yields MAAPGGLAAARAVRWALRAAAAGPLLPGSARLLESCIPRATVLPARWSGSSSALGSILGIPAEKPSDALGQHPPPVATSKKEQDRLLQNQPDQPQNPKVLRIAIIGAPNAGKSTLSNQLLGRKVFPVSRKVHTTRCKAQGVVTYEDTQLIILDTPGLTSPLKAKRHKLDEAMLTDPWDSMKHADLVLVLVDVSDHWTRNCLSKEVLQCLSEFPEIPSVLVLNKVDLLKKKYILLELVTELTEGIVNGRKLEVRSAFEHNSSSSAKPPLQITQASPPENRAREPHCLQETGQAQEGCSLDNSGDTRASESSLVAEAAQGPNRYGPRDLKNMKGWPCFQEIFMLAALRGEEVDTLKRYLLMQAKPGPWEFHSEVLTSQSPQEICNNIIREKVLEYLPLEVPYGVTQVTEIWEEGPSGELLIVQNLLVPRKSHMVMLIGRGGKVISRIAQEAGRDLMNVFLCDVRLKLKVDVKS; encoded by the exons ATGGCGGCGCCCGGCGGCCTGGCGGCGGCTCGGGCCGTGCGCTGGGCCCTGagggccgccgcggcggggccgctcTTGCCGGGCTCAG CGCGTCTCCTGGAGAGCTGCATCCCGCGGGCCACCGTGCTCCCTGCCCGCTGGAGCGGGAGCAGCTCGGCACTAGGCAGCATCCTGGGCATCCCCGCCGAGAAGCCGAGTGACGCCCTGGGCCAGCACCCGCCGCCTGTTGCCACCAGCAAAA AGGAGCAAGACCGCCTGTTACAGAATCAGCCTGACCAGCCCCAGAACCCCAAGGTTTTAAGAATTGCCATCATCGGAGCACCCAATGCTGGGAAGTCCACGCTCTCTAATCAGCTCTTGGGCAGAAAG GTTTTCCCTGTCTCTCGAAAAGTGCACACAACCCGATGCAAAGCCCAAGGTGTTGTCACGTATGAGGACACACAGCTG atCATTCTGGACACACCTGGCCTCACTAGTCCCCTTAAAGCCAAAAG ACATAAATTAGATGAAGCCATGCTGACAGACCCATGGGACAGCATGAAACATGCGGATTTAG TTCTGGTTTTAGTGGATGTGTCAGATCACTGGACACGAAACTGTCTTAGCAAGGAGGTGCTGCAGTGTCTTTCTGAGTTTCCTGAGATCCCCAGTGTCCTGGTTCTGAACAAG GTGGATCTGCTGAAGAAGAAGTACATCCTGCTGGAACTAGTAACTGAGCTAACAGAGGGAATTGTAAATGGAAGGAAACTGGAAGTGAGATCTGCGTTTGAACATAATTCCAGTTCTTCAGCAAAGCCTCCTCTTCAGATCACTCAGGCTTCTCCACCTGAGAACAGGGCCCGTGAGCCTCACTGTCTGCAGGAAACAGGTCAAGCCCAAGAAGGCTGTAGCTTGGACAACAGTGGTGATACGAGGGCTTCTGAGTCCAGTCTTGTCGCAGAAGCAGCACAAGGGCCAAACCGCTATGGACCCAGAGATCTAAAAAATATGAAAGGCTGGCCGTGCTTCCAGGAGATTTTCATGCTGGCAGCTCTCCGTGGGGAGGAGGTGGATACACTCAAG CGGTACCTCCTGATGCAAGCCAAGCCAGGCCCTTGGGAGTTTCACAGCGAGGTCTTGACCAGCCAGTCACCTCAAGAGATCTGCAATAATATCATCCGCGAGAAGGTACTGGAGTACCTGCCACTGGAAGTGCCCTATGGCGTGACTCAG GTGACTGAGATATGGGAGGAAGGACCGAGCGGGGAGCTCCTTATCGTGCAGAACCTCTTGGTCCCAAGGAAGTCTCATATG GTGATGTTGATCGGAAGAGGAGGTAAGGTTATCAGTAGGATTGCTCAGGAGGCTGGCCGGGACCTGATGAACGTTTTCCTGTGTGATGTCCGCTTGAAGCTCAAGGTGGATGTGAAGAGTTGA